A genomic window from Fusarium oxysporum Fo47 chromosome X, complete sequence includes:
- a CDS encoding Pyruvate/Phosphoenolpyruvate kinase-like domain-containing protein — protein MNKKRKLRLWLSYHLSRVLLACGGERGIIGALAWCKSQTVNRLQQKFVIRAADEPTPISTPNKQSFGGQTLDRHRSRELRIQMLEPRTLLDDSLAPDFYMAPGQRLATVRCIVIAARILACKVAGVAIMTRVISVTLDLLQVTGQMNDVIEGLGAILGDERARQTASDIGITSVGRTRMLISIPNVIPITNEETVDSANLLNAGLTHSGPSSGRTISCKPSYQLWPITLTMAYQNASPVVNAFGKTRLQESLERARDRLGPSLGQWLALPGHALAKTIAPLGEDWVLIDCEHGHIDDYNMYLQISAISSSGVSPVVRIPAGEPWMVKRALDAGAHAIMVPMCETKEQAMKIVESAKYPSKSYPNGFRGTGAMFAPAAFNLTGREYLLNANSNVMIFVQIESRKGVENVEEIAKVDGIDMLFIGPNDLASSLGYVAFDHATTPEVQQATQRILDATLAAGKYAGHFALDAATAAQRYEQGFHFVNCGADIVALTSQMSAEIRKVKDLTTKDLAYNAANGSGSENGVKSLDGRGNGSVDAVKLY, from the exons ATGAACAAAAAAAGGAAGCTCAGGCTGTGGCTTTCTTATCATCTGAGTCGTGTCCTGTTGGCTTGCGGTGGAGAAAGGGGAATTATCGGAGCTCTGGCATGGTGCAAGAGTCAAACTGTCAATCGCCTGCAACAGAAATTCGTTATTCGCGCCGCCGATGAACCTACTCCAATCAGCACACCGAACAAGCAGAGCTTTGGAGGTCAAACCTTAGACCGCCATAGGAGTCGTGAACTAAGGATCCAAATGCTTGAGCCCCGGACTCTCCTTGATGATTCACTTGCTCCTGACTTTT ATATGGCACCAGGTCAGAGACTTGCGACTGTGAGATGCATTGTCATTGCTGCCAGGATACTCGCATGCAAGGTCGCGGGAGTCGCAATTATGACAAGGGTTATTTCCGTCACACTTGATCTACTGCAGG TAACTGGACAAATGAACGACGTTATTGAGGGTTTAGGAGCAATACTCGGAGATGAAAGGGCGCGACAAACGGCCAGCGATATCGGAATCACTTCTGTTGGCCGAACCAGGATGCTTATCTCCATTCCTAATGTTATCCCCATCACGAATGAGGAGACTGTTGATAGTGCCAATCTCTTGAACGCGGGGTTGACCCACTCCGGACCGAGCTCCGGCCGAACCATATCATGTAAGCCATCATATCAACTTTGGCCA ATAACACTCACTATGGCTTATCAAAATGCCTCCCCTGTCGTCAATGCCTTCGGGAAAACACGCCTCCAGGAATCCTTAGAGCGAGCTAGAGATCGTCTAGGTCCAAGCCTGGGACAATGGCTTGCTCTACCGGGACATGCTCTCGCCAAAACCATTGCACCTCTTGGTGAAGAT TGGGTTCTCATTGACTGTGAGCATGGTCACATTGACGATTATAACATGTACCTTCAAATCAGTGCCATATCATCAAGTGGCGTGTCACCTGTCGTCAGAATTCCGGCCGGTGAACCTTGGATGGTGAAGCGAGCACTAGATGCAGGTGCCCATGCGATCATGGTGCCGATGTGCGAGACAAAGGAGCAGGCGATGAAGATCGTTGAATCGGCCAAATACCCCTCAAAGAGTTACCCGAATGGTTTCCGAGGCACTGGAGCCATGTTTGCCCCAGCTGCTTTCAATTTGACCGGCCGTGAGTATTTGCTCAACGCAAATAGCAATGTGATGATATTCGTCCAAATCGAGTCTCGCAAGGGCGTGGAAAATGTTGAAGAGATTGCCAAGGTCGATGGTATTG ATATGCTTTTTATCGGGCCAAATGACCTTGCGTCTTCTCTAGGCTATGTTGCTTTCGATCATGCAACAACACCGGAAGTGCAACAGGCGACTCAACGGATTCTAGACGCAACTTTGGCCGCTGGAAAGTATGCAGGACATTTTGCTCTTGATGCAGCAACTG CTGCTCAGCGATACGAACAAGGCTTCCATTTTGTGAACTGTGGTGCGGATATTGTGGCATTGACATCTCAGATGTCAGCCGAGATACGGAAGGTGAAGGATCTAACGACAAAGGACTTGGCCTATAATGCCGCAAATGGAAGCGGATCGGAAAATGGCGTGAAAAGCTTGGACGGCAGGGGAAATGGTAGTGTGGATGCCGTGAAGCTCTACTAG
- a CDS encoding uncharacterized protein (expressed protein): MAANDSDCCCALPLPLGDEEVDTLYSLEGTLDHDMNPRSAVSGFLDLIGLCKVSGEVQSIQSPTEIRDLGTKVGQKRVMDLALGQEKSLDIWLKDLPEHLQSSESIMSAGSKSELSVQSLIIHDGTLVALYQTFARRKHSFSQRQTVENCVTAARSCINNSRHMRDLVPPSHYLALCVNYLTISGLVLLR; the protein is encoded by the exons ATGGCTGCAAATGATAGCGACTGCTGCTGTGCCTTGCCGCTCCCACTTGGAGACGAGGAAGTGGATACACTATACAGTCTGGAGGGAACTTTAGACCATGACATGAACCCACGGTCAGCTGTATCAGGCTTTTTAGATCTAATAGGGCTTTGCAAGGTATCTGGTGAAGTGCAAAGTATCCAATCGCCCACCGAGATACGCGACCTTGGAACTAAGGTTGGGCAAAAGAGGGTCATGGACCTAGCGCTAGGGCAAGAGAAGTCATTAGACATCTGGCTCAAAGACCTTCCAGAACACCTACAATCATCTGAGAG CATTATGAGTGCAGGATCCAAGTCTGAGCTGTCTGTCCAAAGCTTGATTATACACGATGGAACACTCGTTGCTCTATACCA GACTTTTGCCCGTAGAAAGCATTCATTCAGCCAGCGACAAACCGTAGAGAATTGTGTAACCGCTGCCAGGAGTTGCATTAATAATTCGAGGCATATGAGAGACTTGGTACCACCTTCCCACTATCTAGCATTATGCGTGAACTACCTCACTATATCTGGCCTTGTCCT GTTACGA
- a CDS encoding thiamine diphosphate-binding protein, with protein MSQIKVGDYLFRRLHELGIRSVFGVPGDYELALLDLVTDNDLVWKGNPNELISSYAADGYARVRGAGAFVTTFGPGELSAYCGMAGHYAEFVPVVHIVGYPTVDAVRNKRIMHHSLGNGKFDMYENMAKNITAATVVINYAPTAAREIDEALTVMMRAVRNGVLEESHELIKLTNLPTFTTAMGKGGLDESIPQFAGVHSGAGTLPAVKEALESVDTVIWIGNYPSDFNTGEFTTVVNKDAIVIDLQRFAVSIGKIQYPVSMKHASDDLKQDFLWGKLSSFFRPGDVIIGETGTSAFGLCDTKLPSGVMMFNQTVYGSIGYATGAIVGVGQAIKESEGKWKRPVLVTGEGSMHLTIQALADMLRWDLKPIIFVLNNGGYTVERLIHGKEAFYNEVAVLDYSMLGRTFGPAFESKYHGPIKTCGELSSLLRDPNFGNVGCIELVELILPPLDAPSAVIKTGAAIDAFNKAKAEQGPSGIQALKCAAMSLMANDPGELSLSKLLSTLTHTVHPTTYVFATFTDTSNLPPLSETQMIFKESEGVTVIVSKDYAESHKIDYFFPCKMISLNVTSSLEAVGFMAVIATRLAAKGIGCNPVSGFYHDHIFVPLGREEESSEVLVRLAAEKREETEEA; from the exons ATGTCTCAGATCAAAGTTGGTGACTACCTCTTCCGCCGTCTTCACGAGCTCGGCATCCGCTCAGTCTTTGGCGTTCCAGGAGACTACGAACTTGCCCTCCTGGATCTCGTCACAGACAACGACCTCGTCTGGAAGGGTAACCCTAATGAACTCATCTCTTCTTACGCTGCAGATGGCTATGCTCGTGTCCGTGGCGCGGGAGCCTTTGTCACCACCTTCGGTCCTGGTGAACTATCCGCGTATTGTGGTATGGCTGGCCACTACGCGGAATTTGTTCCTGTTGTGCATATCGTTGGCTACCCAACTGTCGATGCTGTCCGCAACAAGAGAATCATGCATCACAGTCTTGGAAACGGGAAGTTCGACATGTATGAGAACATGGCTAAGAACATCACCGCTGCAACTGTCGTGATCAACTATGCACCTACTGCGGCCCGAGAGATCGATGAAGCGCTTACTGTTATGATGC GTGCTGTGCGCAACGGTGTCCTTGAAGAATCGCATGAGCTGATCAAGTTGACCAACCTCCCAACCTTTACTACCGCGATGGGCAAAGGGGGCCTTGATGAATCCATTCCCCAGTTCGCAGGTGTCCACTCCGGGGCTGGCACTCTGCCCGCCGTGAAAGAGGCGCTTGAATCTGTTGACACAGTCATCTGGATCGGCAACTATCCTTCTGATTTCAACACGGGCGAGTTTACGACTGTTGTAAACAAGGATGCCATTGTTATTGACCTCCAACGTTTCGCGGTTTCTATTGGCAAGATCCAGTACCCGGTCTCAATGAAGCAT GCCAGCGACGACCTGAAGCAAGATTTCCTCTGGGGT AAACTCAGTTCCTTTTTCCGCCCTGGTGATGTTATCATTGGTGAGACCGGTACCTCCGCTTTCGGCCTGTGCGATACCAAACTCCCCAGCGGAGTGATGATGTTCAACCAAACCGTATATGGCAGTATTGGGTATGCTACTGGTGCCATTGTTGGAGTTGGTCAGGCTATCAAGGAAAGCGAAGGGAAGTGGAAGAGGCCTGTCCTCGTCACTGGAGAAGGCTCTATGCACCTCACTATTCAGGCACTGGCAGATATGCTGCGGTGGGACCTCAAGCCAATCAT ATTCGTGCTCAACAATGGCGGATACACAGTCGAGCGTCTCATTCACGGCAAGGAAGCCTTTTATAATGAGGTCGCAGTTCTGGACTATTCCATGCTCGGCAGGACTTTCGGACCAGCATTCGAATCCAAGTACCACGGTCCTATCAAGACTTGCGGAGAGCTATCGTCACTCCTTCGAGACCCCAACTTTGGCAATGTAGGCTGCATTGAG TTGGTCGAACTCATCTTACCTCCTCTCGACGCACCTTCTGCTGTCATCAAGACTGGTGCCGCGATCGATGCATtcaacaaagccaaggcTGAGCAGGGGCCCAGCGGTATCCAAG CTCTCAAGTGCGCAGCCATGTCGCTAATGGCCAACGATCCTGGCGAGCTCTCTCTGAGCAAGCTCCTCTCAACTCTCACCCATACGGTCCATCCAACCACTTACGTCTTCGCCACGTTCACTGACACCTCCAATCTACCACCCCTGTCCGAAACGCAGATGATCTTCAAGGAGTCCGAGGGAGTCACTGTCATTGTCAGCAAGGACTACGCAGAGTCACACAAGATCGATTACTTCTTCCCTTGCAAAATGATCAGTCTCAACGTCACCTCGAGCTTGGAAGCTGTCGGATTCATGGCGGTTATCGCGACGAGACTGGCAGCCAAGGGCATTGGTTGTAACCCTGTTAGTGGTTTCTATCATGATCATATCTTTGTGCCTCTTGGTCGGGAGGAGGAGTCATCGGAAGTGTTGGTGCGATTAGCGGCGGAGAAAAGGGAGGAGACTGAGGAGGCATAA
- a CDS encoding Alpha/Beta hydrolase protein, translating to MGNTISYDEKAYDLNLGDKGKIRGIQFDQKSRRYAGIPYALPPTGNYRWRKPRPLPSSYTYANGEDGPFDATQFKAICPQKTFHVGKAEGGDGTYSEDCLFMNIWTPVGDKKTSKWPVMLWLHGGWFQMGDPSQDPGMDPTELISTGGLNAIVVAIGYRLNIFGFLAGEALLEESQGDSAGNFGLWDQRMAAEWVKENISLFGGDLNNITLAGRSAGAYSVEAQMLYEFRKPGPKTSLYRRVFMNSNAIPAQPKSLQETNPQFEEVCRLFNIDEEDSAKEKITRLRQVTTQDLVEAIPKLEHHTFRPVTDHLFIHSNVMEYLRSQDFAHEFKSRGYKILIGEVANEETLYSVYNSPTEPSLDALKMQVMNYYSPQVSERVIKRYGAPASEDLEDWKRLFGNIISDGQVRAPSRSLVQSLSANGVNIHDIWRYRIAYRLSFINEKVAPKSFGVAHAMDKPFWNFTITHGPAEVERKLMQDWIQVLCAFVKGDNAYDYGTQLVDDIKVITPKGIIRVQKDDRWEELIDIGRIFSGSEE from the exons ATGGGAAACACCATTTCATACGACGAAAAGGCCTATGACCTGAACCTTGGTGACAAAGGCAAAATTCGTGGTATTCAGTTTGATCAAAAATCTCGAAGATATGCTGGCATTCCGTATGCGCTTCCACCAACCGGCAACTACCGTTGGCGCAAGCCGAGGCCTCTACCGTCTTCGTACACTTATGCAAACGGTGAAGATGGTCCCTTCGATGCGACTCAGTTCAAGGCCATATGTCCACAAAAGACATTCCATGTTGGAAAGGCCGAAGGAGGTGACGGTACCTATAGCGAAGACTGCTTATTCATGAACATCTGGACGCCCGTCGGTGACAAGAAGACCTCAAAATGGCCTGTCATGCTATGGTTGCATGGCGGCTGGTTCCAGATGGGCGACCCCTCGCAAGACCCAGGCATGGACCCAACGGAACTCATTTCTACCGGCGGCCTTAATGCTATTGTAGTAGCCATAGGCTATCGACTGAACATCTTTGGCTTCCTCGCTGGAGAGGCCCTTCTCGAAGAAAGCCAGGGTGATTCAGCAGGTAATTTTGGCCTTTGGGACCAGCGAATGGCAGCTGAATGGGTGAAGGAAAATATTTCTCTGTTCGGAGGAGACCTAAACAATATCACTCTGGCTGGTCGAAGCGCTGGTGCATACAGCGTTGAGGCTCAGATGTTGTACGAATTTCGGAAGCCAGGACCCAAAACATCTTTGTATCGCCGAGTTTTCATGAACTCAAACGCCATTCCTGCACAGCCAAAGTCACTCCAAGAAACCAATCCCCAATTTGAAGAAGTCTGTCGATTATTTAACATTGACGAGGAGGATTCTGCGAAGGAGAAAATTACTCGTCTTCGGCAGGTCACAACGCAAGATCTTGTTGAAGCTATCCCCAAACTGGAGCACCACACATTCAGACCTGTAACTGACCATCTGTTTATTCACTCAAACGTGATGGAGTATCTTAGGAGCCAAGACTTTGCCCACGAGTTCAAGTCCAGAGGCTATAAGATCTTGATCGGCGAAGTCGCCAACGAAGAGACGCTTTACTCGGTTTACAACAGTCCCACTGAACCCAGTCTTGATGCACTAAAGATGCAAGTCATGAACTACTACTCGCCTCAAGTCTCTGAACGAGTGATAAAACGCTATGGCGCTCCAGCTTCTGAAGATTTAGAAGACTGGAAAAGATTGTTTG GCAACATTATATCTGACGGTCAGGTCAGAGCTCCATCAAGATCTCTTGTTCAGAGTTTGTCAGCAAATGGAGTGAATATCCACGACATCTGGCGTTACCGAATAGCCTACCGCCTCTCCTTCATAAACGAGAAAGTGGCGCCCAAGTCGTTCGGGGTGGCCCATGCTATGGATAAGCCATTCTGGAA CTTCACAATAACGCATGGCCCAGCGGAGGTCGAAAGGAAACTAATGCAGGATTGGATTCAGGTCCTGTGTGCTTTTGTGAAAGGAGACAACGCGTATGACTATGGTACTCAATTGGTTGATGACATCAAAGTCATAACCCCTAAAGGCATAATCAGGGTTCAGAAGGATGATCGTTGGGAAGAGCTGATAGATATTGGCAGGATATTTAGTGGCAGCGAAGAATGA
- a CDS encoding pyridoxal phosphate-dependent transferase — MGSINHKHLPIDLSHHINVKSKARHPSPLKDIIRFMGKKGMISLAGGLPHPSLFPVERAIFECQPPHIEPSIETGLVSLDLGRGANSGKLDLTQFLQYGSGAGNQKLLNLARELTERMHAPPCEHEYLLHPGNTNAWSKVVGLLCENNDYVIVDEFTYPSAQALWIPLAIKATPVSADEQGMSATGLRKMLTTWDETSMGQKRPRLLYLVPVGSNPTGVTISAQRRREIYAVCVEFDIILVEDDPYYCLQFPKSTIKEQTFTPVSSNKFLESLIPSFLSMDTQGRVIRLESFSKTLFPGLRLGFFVANSVFTERLLRVTEVETQDPAGLSQALTLALFQNWGIDGYLTWLQRLQFQYRTRRDWLIIAFKDSFTVVPATKSLVPKAQGNVACISDSNGRLLPVFSYIEPEAGMFVWSKFYFHGVRRFTELRDVKVEDPEQAFATELWEAMAGELVLLTPGSYYHAWQGLDKTSTAARGADPESAFFRFSFASPSKEQIEEGVRRVRNVVGQFWDVSV, encoded by the exons ATGGGTAGCATTAACCACAAACATCTCCCAATTGACCTTTCTCACCACATCAATGTGAAGAGCAAAGCGCGGCATCCGTCGCCTCTCAAAGATATTATTCGATTTATGGGCAAGAAAGGGATGATCAGTCTAGCGGGAG GTCTTCCTCACCCATCTCTGTTCCCAGTGGAGAGGGCGATATTCGAGTGTCAGCCACCTCATATTGAACCTTCAATTGAAACTGGGCTGgtcagccttgatcttggacGCGGCGCAAATAGTGGCAAGTTGGACCTGACACAGTTTTTACAATATG GCTCCGGTGCTGGCAACCAGAAGCTCCTGAACCTAGCACGAGAGCTTACTGAACGGATGCATGCTCCTCCATGCGAACACGAATATCTCCTGCACCCTGGAAACACAAATGCGTGGTCCAAAGTCGTTGGCCTTCTTTGTGAGAACAATGACTATGTGATAGTTGACGAGTTCACTTATCCATCGGCACAGGCTTTGTGGATTCCATTGGCTATCAAAGCAACGCCTGTCTCAGCCGATGAACAAGGAATGTCTGCCACAGGACTGCGAAAGATGCTGACAACCTGGGATGAAACGTCTATGGGTCAAAAGCGACCTCGGCT TCTCTACCTTGTCCCCGTAGGCTCGAACCCAACAGGCGTCACAATCTCAGCTCAGCGGCGACGGGAGATCTACGCAGTCTGTGTCGAATTCG ATATCATACTTGTCGAAGACGACCCATACTATTGCCTTCAGTTCCCAAAGTCCACCATCAAGGAGCAAACCTTCACGCCTGTATCATCTAACAAGTTTCTCGAATCGTTGATACCCTCTTTTCTTTCGATGGATACTCAAGGACGTGTCATCCGTCTTGAGTCATTTTCCAAAACTCTCTTCCCAGGCCTGCGGCTGGGATTCTTTGTGGCCAACTCAGTATTTACGGAGAGGCTACTACGGGTTACTGAAGTTGAGACCCAAGACCCAGCTGGACTGAGTCAAGCATTGACTTTGGCACTCTTCCAAAACTGGGGCATTGATGGATATTTAACATGGCTTCAGAGACTTCAGTTTCAGTACAGAACCAGACGAGATTGGCTTATCATAGCCTTCAAAGATTCCTTCACAGTTGTTCCGGCGACCAAGTCACTAGTGCCTAAGGCTCAAGGCAATGTTGCTTGCATCTCAGACTCAAATGGTAGGCTGCTACCTGTCTTCAGTTATATCGAACCCGAAGCAGGGATGTTTGTCTGGTCAAAGTTCTACTTCCATGGGGTCCGTCGGTTCACTGAACTTCGGGATGTAAAGGTTGAAGACCCAGAACAGGCTTTCGCCACCGAACTTTGGGAAGCCATGGCGGGTGAACTAGTGCTTCTTACTCCTGGGTCTTACTACCACGCTTGGCAAGGCCTCGACAAGACTTCCACCGCAGCTAGAGGGGCAGATCCAGAGTCTGCATTTTTCCGGTTCTCGTTTGCAAGTCCATCT AAAGAACAGATTGAAGAGGGAGTCAGACGGGTGAGAAACGTTGTAGGGCAATTTTGGGATGTTTCTGTATAG
- a CDS encoding CHAT domain-containing protein — MAIKAIDLTPESHPQRTPRLINLSVYWHEKYPRSDPQNGEGLQDSIKASRDAIAALSETYPHRGTILDQLSTKLGLLFMQTRELGVIDENIAVQREAVEEDLDEAIQICHDVIAQTDENSPQLLERLGNLWLALSERYETHGDQNDLEEAIEVVKQAIEVTEEDSLERMAQLSNYANFLGDRYLRTGSIRDLEESIHIFEMVCDRIEDDELYLDRHKCLSNFGIQLSRRYRRIGTVGDLRQAIQVGRKACKLSPDDDSKSKHLSNLAIILKHEYFRTDDPDVLEEAISVQRKAVEAVHKNHPDIFATFHNLATLLTTKYKLTQNLEDLEEALRLGRLAVDLTTEDHANRAACLNTLAVQLSDMSKKTGVSSHLHEAIDYGQKALDATEESHPERASRLVNQGGRYGNLFWQTKEKEHLDAAIAHLDSALHIPDWDKAYEAVKTAMDLVPHLIAQTTSNADKQGALVQVYGLSSHSAAVALSANRGALAALRFLEQGRGLMAASVEESRMECLDLRTEQPELAENLNRFQGQISRHAGMNHDLGELHRLLDDIRQRPGFEEFLSAPSESCIKNTAIPGAIIVINTSEFRRDAIIVESDQIRSIPLPQLTILDIRSNTQQGHISSPKILEWLWHTIAEPVLGALGINEVSPEERLPRIWWIPTGVLSIYPLHAAGRHYKGSRDTVIDRAMSSYSSSVRAIIRTRSRAGLKPFPLGNERAVLTSMERTPGYNALPSAGREISQLRPICESKGFEVVEPKGIKEDIVSQFPECKVFHFAGHGATNLRDPSQSSLLLQDEPLTVSTLLETNIQQYSPFLAYLSACGTGQIAHEKFLDESIHLISAFQLAGFRHVIGTLWEVGDDISVHMARITYEAIQRGDSADESVCRGLHKATLERRDQWFREQTPTRGHCRNGFHMFIIDYKS, encoded by the exons ATGGCAATCAAGGCTATTGATCTCACGCCAGAAAGTCACCCACAGCGAACTCCACGTCTGATCAACCTCTCTGTCTACTGGCACGAGAAATACCCAAGAAGTGATCCACAAAATGGTGAAGGACTTCAAGACTCCATTAAAGCTTCGCGAGACGCGATTGCAGCTCTTTCAGAAACTTATCCACACCGAGGAACAATTCTTGATCAGCTATCCACAAAGCTAGGGTTGCTCTTCATGCAGACGCGAGAGCTAGGAGTTATCGACGAAAACATTGCAGTCCAACGAGAAGCTGTGGAG GAAGATCTCGACGAAGCAATTCAAATATGTCATGATGTCATAGCACAGACGGATGAAAACTCGCCCCAGCTTCTCGAGAGACTCGGTAACCTTTGGCTAGCACTAAGCGAAAGATACGAAACACATGGAGACCAAAACGATCTCGAAGAAGCCATAGAAGTTGTGAAGCAGGCTATTGAAGTCACTGAAGAAGATAGTCTGGAGCGCATGGCTCAGCTGAGCAATTATGCTAACTTCCTCGGTGATCGATACCTCAGGACAGGAAGCATCAGAGATCTCGAAGAGTCTATCCACATATTCGAAATGGTCTGCGATCGTATCGAAGACGATGAGTTGTACTTGGACAGACACAAATGTCTCAGCAACTTTGGCATTCAGCTCAGTCGAAGATACAGAAGGATCGGAACCGTGGGTGATTTGAGACAAGCGATACAAGTCGGACGAAAGGCTTGTAAACTGAGCCCCGACGACGATAGCAAGTCAAAACACCTTTCCAACCTAGCAATCATCTTGAAGCACGAATACTTCAGAACAGATGATCCAGACGTTCTTGAGGAGGCAATCAGTGTGCAGAGAAAGGCTGTAGAGGCCGTCCATAAGAATCACCCCGACATATTTGCTACATTTCACAACCTTGCAACCCTTCTCACTACGAAATACAAACTGACACAAAATTTGGAGGACCTTGAAGAGGCACTGAGACTTGGGCGGCTGGCTGTCGACTTGACAACGGAAGATCATGCGAATAGAGCTGCTTGTCTTAACACCCTGGCAGTGCAGTTGAGTGACATGTCCAAGAAGACTGGAGTGTCGAGCCATTTGCACGAAGCTATCGATTATGGACAAAAAGCACTGGATGCCACAGAAGAAAGCCACCCGGAACGTGCTAGCAGGCTGGTTAACCAAGGCGGTCGTTATGGTAATTTGTTCTGGCAGacgaaagaaaaagaacatcTCGATGCCGCTATTGCACACTTAGATTCTGCCTTACATA TACCTGACTGGGACAAGGCTTATGAAGCTGTCAAAACTGCGATGGATCTTGTTCCTCATCTCATCGCACAGACTACGAGCAATGCTGATAAGCAAGGTGCACTGGTCCAAGTCTATGGCTTATCATCTCATTCAGCAGCTGTGGCACTCTCGGCGAACAGAGGAGCACTTGCTGCATTGCGGTTTCTTGAACAAGGACGGGGATTGATGGCAGCTTCCGTTGAAGAATCACGGATGGAATGCCTGGATCTTCGGACTGAGCAGCCCGAACTCGCTGAGAATCTAAACCGATTCCAAGGTCAAATCA GCCGGCATGCCGGAATGAACCATGACCTCGGCGAGCTTCATAGACTACTTGACGACATCCGCCAAAGGCCCGGATTTGAAGAATTTCTCTCTGCGCCAAGCGAATCCTGCATCAAGAATACTGCAATTCCTGGAGCAATTATTGTTATCAATACCAGCGAGTTCCGTCGTGACGCAATTATCGTGGAGAGCGACCAGATTCGCAGCATTCCTTTGCCTCAGCTTACAATCCTAGATATAAGGTCCAATACCCAACAGGGCCATATTTCAAGTCCAAAGATACTCGAGTGGCTGTGGCATACTATTGCTGAACCCGTCCTTGGTGCACTAGGAATCAATGAAGTTTCTCCTGAAGAACGCCTGCCACGGATTTGGTGGATCCCAACAGGCGTATTGAGCATATACCCTCTCCATGCAGCTGGCCGACATTATAAAGGATCGCGAGACACCGTGATCGACAGAGCTATGTCATCGTATAGCTCGTCTGTCAGAGCCATTATCCGGACTCGGAGCCGTGCAGGTCTAAAGCCGTTTCCCTTGGGCAACGAGCGGGCTGTGCTTACATCCATGGAGCGAACACCAGGGTACAATGCACTCCCTTCAGCAGGCAGAGAAATATCTCAATTACGTCCCATCTGCGAGTCCAAAGGATTTGAGGTAGTTGAACCCAAAGGCATTAAAGAAGACATTGTTTCGCAGTTTCCAGAGTGTAAGGTCTTCCATTTCGCCGGCCACGGCGCCACCAACCTGCGCGATCCTTCCCAAAGCAGCCTTCTGTTACAAGATGAACCTCTAACTGTTTCAACCCTTCTGGAAACCAACATCCAGCAATATTCACCATTCCTTGCATACCTCTCGGCATGCGGCACTGGACAGATTGCCCACGAGAAGTTCCTTGATGAAAGCATTCATCTCATCAGTGCCTTTCAACTAGCTGGATTTCGTCATGTCATCGGTACTCTTTGGGAGGTTGGTGACGATATCAGCGTTCATATGGCAAGGATCACCTACGAAGCTATTCAGCGAGGTGACTCGGCAGATGAGTCGGTATGTCGAGGCTTACATAAAGCGACATTAGAGCGGCGAGATCAATGGTTCAGAGAACAGACTCCGACTCGTGGTC ATTGCCGCAATGGGTTCCATATGTTCATTATAGATTATAAATCGTAG